The proteins below come from a single Piscinibacter gummiphilus genomic window:
- a CDS encoding BMP family ABC transporter substrate-binding protein yields the protein MKLLRHLAVLAFAAGTAIAHAATIGYIYVGPEKDYGYNTSMDLGRKFVEKNIPGTKTLHVENIPETAEVEKVMERMIKQGGASIIFATSYGYLDYAIALGKKYPKVAFLHAGGLKTGDNVGTYWANSDDAMYLAGMAAGAVSKSGKLGFIAAFPIPQVVRSINAFTLGAQAMNPNATTTVVWTGGWLQPPKEAEATNSLADAGIDVIGEQVDSPMTIAQTAEKRGIYMVGKDVDVSKLAPKAVLTGASWNWGPTMLKLTKEIQAGKWKPSHVRGDLKDGTVVLDPFGPAVPEGVRKTVLAKKDDILKDKFIVWSGPMTGQDGKAILPAGTRMPMEQLESMNFFVKGVVGTVQ from the coding sequence ATGAAACTGCTTCGCCACCTCGCCGTGCTCGCCTTCGCCGCCGGCACCGCCATCGCCCACGCCGCCACCATCGGCTACATCTACGTCGGCCCCGAAAAGGACTACGGCTACAACACCTCGATGGATCTTGGGCGCAAGTTCGTCGAGAAAAACATCCCCGGCACCAAGACCCTGCATGTGGAAAACATCCCCGAGACAGCCGAGGTCGAGAAGGTGATGGAGCGCATGATCAAGCAGGGCGGCGCGAGCATCATCTTCGCCACCAGCTACGGCTACCTCGACTACGCCATCGCGCTCGGCAAGAAGTACCCCAAGGTCGCCTTCCTGCACGCCGGTGGCCTGAAGACCGGCGACAACGTCGGCACCTACTGGGCCAACAGCGACGACGCGATGTACCTCGCCGGCATGGCTGCCGGTGCGGTGAGCAAGAGCGGCAAGCTGGGTTTCATCGCCGCGTTTCCCATTCCGCAGGTGGTGCGCTCCATCAACGCCTTCACGCTGGGCGCGCAGGCCATGAACCCGAACGCCACCACCACGGTGGTGTGGACCGGCGGCTGGCTGCAGCCCCCGAAGGAGGCCGAGGCCACCAACTCGCTCGCCGATGCCGGCATCGACGTGATCGGCGAGCAGGTCGACAGCCCGATGACCATCGCGCAGACCGCCGAGAAGCGCGGCATCTACATGGTGGGCAAGGATGTGGACGTGTCGAAGCTCGCACCCAAGGCCGTGCTCACCGGTGCCTCGTGGAACTGGGGCCCGACCATGCTCAAGTTGACGAAGGAGATCCAGGCCGGCAAGTGGAAGCCGAGCCACGTGCGCGGCGACCTGAAAGACGGCACCGTGGTGCTCGACCCCTTCGGCCCGGCCGTGCCCGAGGGCGTGCGCAAGACCGTGCTGGCGAAGAAGGACGACATCCTCAAGGACAAGTTCATCGTCTGGTCGGGCCCGATGACCGGGCAGGACGGCAAGGCCATCCTGCCGGCCGGCACGCGCATGCCGATGGAGCAGCTGGAGAGCATGAACTTCTTCGTCAAGGGCGTCGTGGGCACGGTGCAGTGA
- a CDS encoding ABC transporter permease: MADTLLQGLPVSALRSAAPLLLVLLGECLTQRVGRINLGVEGQMLVGAVAGYGVTAVSGQPWLGMVAGAAAGALLSAVYALLTVAARADQFASGLAVLMLGFGVSAYAGSGLVGLRIEGFALGAGGTTPTLWLAVALVPLIGLWLYGTRTGLVWRAVGESPPAASAAGITPWKVIVAGIAAGGVLSGLGGAALSIDHTRTWAEGMTAGRGLIAVGLVIVARWNPWLTLPAALLFGLAEALSLRLQAGGSAVPAHLLHTLPYLASLVVFAVTCARLKGGGGPEALRAVFAR; this comes from the coding sequence GTGGCTGACACCCTGCTCCAGGGCTTGCCGGTCTCGGCCTTGCGCAGCGCCGCGCCGTTGCTGCTGGTGCTGCTGGGCGAGTGCCTCACGCAGCGCGTGGGCCGCATCAACCTCGGGGTGGAAGGGCAGATGCTGGTCGGCGCGGTGGCAGGCTACGGCGTCACTGCCGTGAGCGGCCAGCCCTGGCTGGGCATGGTGGCCGGCGCGGCGGCGGGTGCCTTGCTGTCGGCGGTGTATGCCTTGCTGACGGTGGCCGCACGCGCCGACCAGTTCGCGAGTGGCCTCGCGGTGCTGATGCTCGGCTTCGGCGTCAGTGCGTATGCCGGCAGCGGCCTCGTCGGCCTGCGCATCGAAGGCTTCGCGCTCGGTGCTGGTGGCACGACGCCCACGCTGTGGCTCGCGGTCGCACTCGTGCCGCTGATCGGGCTCTGGCTTTACGGCACCCGCACCGGCCTTGTGTGGCGCGCGGTCGGCGAGTCGCCTCCGGCGGCGAGCGCCGCCGGCATCACGCCGTGGAAGGTGATCGTCGCCGGCATCGCGGCCGGGGGTGTGCTCTCGGGCCTGGGCGGCGCCGCGCTCTCCATCGACCACACGCGCACCTGGGCCGAAGGCATGACGGCTGGCCGCGGCCTGATCGCGGTGGGGCTGGTGATCGTCGCGCGCTGGAACCCCTGGCTCACGCTGCCGGCCGCGCTCTTGTTCGGTCTGGCCGAAGCGTTGTCGCTGCGGCTGCAGGCCGGCGGCAGCGCGGTGCCGGCGCACCTGCTGCACACGCTGCCCTACCTCGCAAGCCTCGTCGTCTTCGCCGTCACCTGCGCGCGCCTCAAGGGCGGCGGCGGGCCCGAGGCCCTGCGTGCTGTCTTCGCCCGATGA
- a CDS encoding ABC transporter permease, which produces MNAARLHRSAIALGGFAALAGAFFLLIGRGPIDMLVAIAQASVGSGYAVGESLLRATPILLCALATLVPARLGLVSVGAEGQLYFGALAGTGAMLLAPSSLSLVLLGGVIGGAVWALVPALLRVVADVNETISTLMLNYVAALLVTWLVYGPWKNPQSQGWPASIDFTEAARLPLLGESRVHVGLLVALVLGIALHLLFTRSRWGLVLDVLRSNPRLAPLAGLSVTRQVLLTMVIGGALAGLAGIAETSSVQGRLQASFANGAGLSGFLVAWLAGNRVLPAMALALLVGGLLAAGDGLQMMTSVPSSAVLVVQGLMFVAMLGAGAWKKGGAGG; this is translated from the coding sequence ATGAACGCCGCGCGCCTTCACCGCAGCGCCATCGCCCTGGGCGGATTCGCCGCGCTCGCTGGCGCCTTCTTCCTGCTGATCGGCCGCGGACCGATCGACATGCTCGTGGCCATTGCGCAGGCGAGTGTCGGCAGCGGTTACGCGGTCGGCGAATCGCTGCTGCGTGCCACGCCCATCCTCCTGTGCGCGCTGGCCACGCTGGTGCCGGCGCGCCTCGGGCTGGTGTCGGTCGGTGCCGAGGGCCAGCTCTACTTCGGCGCGCTGGCCGGCACCGGCGCAATGCTGCTCGCGCCTTCCAGCCTGTCGCTGGTGCTGCTGGGCGGTGTGATCGGCGGTGCGGTGTGGGCCCTGGTGCCGGCGCTGCTGCGTGTGGTGGCCGACGTGAACGAGACGATCTCCACGCTCATGCTGAACTACGTGGCGGCGTTGCTCGTCACCTGGCTGGTCTACGGCCCCTGGAAGAACCCGCAGAGCCAGGGCTGGCCGGCGAGCATCGACTTCACCGAGGCCGCGCGCCTGCCGCTGCTGGGCGAGAGCCGGGTGCATGTGGGGCTGCTGGTGGCGCTGGTGCTCGGCATCGCGCTGCACCTGCTCTTCACCCGCAGCCGCTGGGGCCTGGTGCTGGACGTGCTGCGCAGCAACCCGCGCCTCGCGCCGCTCGCAGGCTTGAGCGTCACGCGCCAGGTGTTGTTGACGATGGTGATCGGTGGCGCCCTCGCGGGGCTGGCGGGCATCGCCGAGACCTCTTCCGTGCAGGGCCGCCTGCAAGCCTCGTTCGCCAATGGCGCGGGCCTGTCGGGATTCCTGGTCGCGTGGCTGGCCGGCAATCGTGTGCTGCCGGCGATGGCGCTCGCGCTCCTGGTCGGTGGCCTGCTCGCCGCGGGTGACGGGCTGCAGATGATGACCAGCGTGCCCTCGTCGGCGGTGCTGGTGGTGCAGGGGCTGATGTTCGTCGCGATGCTCGGCGCGGGTGCCTGGAAAAAGGGAGGCGCCGGTGGCTGA
- a CDS encoding ABC transporter ATP-binding protein, protein MHLKLVGLTKRFGTLCAVDDATLEIRPGEVLALLGENGAGKSTLMKMLYGVHLPDAGRIEIDSKAHAITSPRHAMALGIGMVFQQFSLVPALTVRENLVLVQPAAPWWIGMRASRLAAIDAHLKTIAPGVDPDACVGQLPVGQMQLVELAKVLLRDARCVVFDEPSAVLTPSEAERLWGLIRNLTARGLAVVLISHKLADVRACADRVAVMRAGRVVAQADAQDAGDAQIVEWMVGRAPPAVRAPHAPAANAAVRLELRGVSAGVARGVDLIVRAGEVLGIAGMSGSGQTELAEAIAGALPLAAGEVILDGHRLRAPRLAPEPTPQLGYIAPEPLRNAVAPELTLALNLALKRINTLPFMPSRAELALRAVPLIARFGVRPAEPQALAGHLSGGNLQKLVAARELADAPAAVVACYPTMGLDVSATAQVYDALFGLARSGSAVLWISEDLDDLLRHAHRIAVMFEGRVIALFDAAQATPAELGARMAGQVAA, encoded by the coding sequence ATGCACCTGAAGCTCGTCGGCCTCACCAAACGCTTCGGCACGCTCTGCGCTGTCGACGATGCGACGCTCGAGATCCGCCCAGGCGAAGTGCTGGCCCTGCTCGGCGAAAACGGTGCGGGCAAGAGCACGCTGATGAAGATGCTCTACGGCGTGCACCTGCCCGATGCCGGCCGCATCGAGATCGACAGCAAAGCGCACGCGATCACTTCGCCTCGTCATGCGATGGCGCTCGGCATCGGCATGGTGTTCCAGCAGTTCAGTCTGGTGCCGGCCTTGACCGTGCGCGAGAACCTGGTGCTCGTGCAGCCGGCCGCGCCCTGGTGGATTGGCATGCGCGCATCACGGCTGGCGGCGATCGATGCACACCTGAAGACTATCGCGCCAGGTGTCGACCCCGATGCCTGTGTGGGCCAGTTGCCAGTGGGCCAGATGCAGCTGGTCGAACTCGCGAAGGTGCTGCTGCGCGATGCCCGCTGCGTGGTGTTCGACGAACCGAGCGCGGTGCTCACGCCGTCGGAAGCCGAGCGGCTGTGGGGCCTGATCCGCAATCTCACGGCGCGTGGGCTCGCGGTCGTGCTCATCAGCCACAAGCTCGCCGACGTGCGCGCCTGCGCCGACCGGGTGGCGGTGATGCGCGCCGGGAGGGTGGTGGCGCAGGCGGATGCGCAGGACGCGGGCGATGCGCAGATCGTCGAGTGGATGGTCGGCCGCGCCCCGCCTGCGGTGCGGGCGCCGCATGCGCCTGCCGCCAACGCGGCCGTGCGGCTCGAACTGCGCGGTGTGTCGGCAGGCGTGGCGCGTGGGGTGGACCTCATCGTGCGCGCCGGCGAAGTGCTGGGCATCGCCGGCATGTCGGGCAGCGGGCAGACGGAGCTGGCGGAGGCCATCGCGGGTGCGCTGCCCTTGGCGGCCGGCGAGGTGATCCTCGATGGTCATCGCCTGCGGGCACCGCGGCTCGCGCCGGAGCCGACGCCGCAACTGGGCTACATCGCCCCCGAGCCGCTGCGCAACGCAGTGGCCCCCGAGCTCACGCTGGCGCTGAACCTTGCGCTGAAGCGCATCAACACCTTGCCTTTCATGCCCTCGCGTGCCGAGCTGGCGCTGCGTGCGGTGCCGCTCATCGCGCGCTTCGGTGTGCGGCCGGCCGAACCGCAGGCGCTGGCCGGCCACCTGTCCGGTGGCAACCTGCAGAAGCTGGTGGCGGCGCGTGAGCTGGCCGATGCACCTGCCGCTGTCGTCGCGTGCTATCCGACGATGGGCCTCGACGTCTCCGCCACAGCGCAGGTCTACGACGCGCTGTTCGGCCTGGCGCGCAGCGGCAGCGCCGTCCTGTGGATCAGCGAAGACCTCGACGATCTGCTGCGGCACGCGCACCGCATCGCGGTGATGTTCGAGGGCCGCGTGATCGCGCTGTTCGACGCGGCCCAGGCGACACCGGCCGAGCTGGGTGCGCGCATGGCCGGGCAGGTGGCCGCATGA
- a CDS encoding cysteine hydrolase — MAHRTTDTPGALGVFANTHWIASPEEVDFAPAPAPQRRLRLNAEPQRVVLDLQRTAILVIDMQNDFCSPGGWVEHIGGDPLPDRAPIEPLRQLLPALRAAEVPVVWVNWGNRPDLANMPPNQIHLYKPHGHGIGLGDPLPGSGARVLEKGSWAAAVVDELKPVAGDIEVDKHRISGFWDTPLDSILRNLGVRTLLFAGVNTDQCVLHSLTDANFLGYGCVLLSDCCATTSPPFCTEATLWNVKKCFGFVSDSRRVLEALAAA; from the coding sequence ATGGCGCATCGCACGACAGACACCCCAGGCGCGCTCGGCGTCTTTGCCAACACGCACTGGATCGCCTCGCCCGAAGAGGTCGACTTCGCGCCCGCCCCCGCGCCTCAGCGACGCTTGCGGCTGAACGCAGAGCCGCAACGGGTCGTGCTGGACCTGCAGCGCACCGCCATCCTCGTGATCGACATGCAGAACGACTTCTGCTCGCCGGGCGGCTGGGTGGAACACATCGGTGGTGACCCCCTACCCGACCGCGCACCGATCGAGCCGCTGCGCCAGCTGCTGCCGGCGCTGCGCGCCGCCGAGGTGCCGGTCGTGTGGGTCAACTGGGGCAACCGGCCCGACCTGGCCAACATGCCGCCCAATCAGATCCACCTCTACAAGCCGCACGGGCACGGCATCGGGCTGGGCGACCCCTTGCCGGGCAGCGGCGCGCGTGTGCTGGAGAAAGGATCGTGGGCGGCGGCCGTCGTCGACGAACTCAAGCCGGTGGCGGGCGACATCGAGGTCGACAAGCACCGCATCAGCGGCTTCTGGGACACGCCGCTCGACAGCATCCTGCGCAACCTCGGCGTTCGCACACTGCTCTTTGCCGGCGTCAACACCGACCAGTGCGTGCTGCACTCCCTGACCGACGCCAACTTCCTCGGCTACGGCTGCGTGCTGCTGTCGGACTGCTGCGCCACCACGTCGCCACCCTTCTGCACCGAGGCGACGCTTTGGAACGTCAAGAAGTGCTTCGGGTTCGTGAGCGATTCGCGGCGGGTCCTGGAGGCGCTCGCGGCGGCGTGA
- the guaA gene encoding glutamine-hydrolyzing GMP synthase, producing MHDKILILDFGSQVTQLIARRVREAHVYSEIHPNDVSDEFIREFKPKGIILSGSHASTYEDHELRAPQAVWDLGVPVLGICYGMFTMTVQQGGEVEASTHREFGYAEVRAHGHTRLLQGIEDFSTTEGHGMLKVWMSHGDKVTKLPPGFKLMASTPSCPIAGMADESRGYYAVQFHPEVTHTVKGRDLLNRFVLDICGAKPDWVMGNYIEEAVARIREQVGSEEVILGLSGGVDSSVAAALIHRAIGDQLTCVFVDHGLLRLNEGDMVMDMFAGKLHAKVIRVDASDLFLGELAGKPEPEQKRKIIGKLFVDVFKAEAEKLKASGQGHKGATFLAQGTIYPDVVESGGTKTKKATTIKSHHNVGGLPEQLGLKLLEPLRELFKDEVRELGVALGLPHDMVYRHPFPGPGLGVRILGEVKKEYADLLRRADAIFIEELRAAIDPASGKSWYDLTSQAFTVFLPVKSVGVMGDGRTYDYVVALRSVQTSDFMTADWAELPYSLLKRVSGRIINEVRGINRVTYDVSSKPPATIEWE from the coding sequence ATGCACGACAAGATCCTCATCCTCGACTTCGGCTCCCAGGTCACCCAGCTCATCGCCCGCCGTGTGCGTGAAGCTCACGTCTACAGCGAGATCCACCCCAACGACGTGAGCGACGAATTCATCCGTGAGTTCAAGCCGAAGGGGATCATCCTCTCCGGCAGCCACGCCAGCACGTATGAGGACCACGAGCTGCGCGCCCCGCAGGCGGTGTGGGACCTGGGCGTGCCGGTGCTTGGCATCTGCTACGGCATGTTCACGATGACGGTGCAGCAGGGCGGCGAGGTCGAGGCCAGCACGCACCGCGAGTTCGGCTATGCCGAGGTTCGCGCCCACGGCCACACCAGGCTGCTGCAGGGCATCGAAGACTTTTCCACCACCGAAGGCCACGGCATGCTCAAGGTGTGGATGAGCCACGGCGACAAGGTCACCAAGCTGCCGCCCGGCTTCAAGCTGATGGCCTCGACCCCCAGCTGCCCGATCGCCGGCATGGCCGACGAGTCGCGCGGCTACTACGCGGTGCAGTTCCACCCCGAAGTCACGCACACCGTGAAGGGCCGCGACCTGCTCAACCGCTTCGTGCTCGACATCTGCGGCGCCAAGCCCGACTGGGTCATGGGCAACTACATCGAAGAAGCCGTGGCGCGCATCCGCGAGCAGGTTGGCAGCGAAGAGGTGATCCTCGGCCTGTCGGGCGGTGTCGATTCGAGCGTGGCCGCGGCGCTGATCCACCGCGCCATCGGCGACCAGCTCACCTGCGTGTTCGTCGACCATGGCCTCCTGCGCCTGAACGAGGGCGACATGGTGATGGACATGTTCGCCGGCAAGCTGCACGCGAAGGTCATCCGCGTCGACGCCAGCGATCTCTTCCTGGGTGAACTCGCCGGCAAGCCCGAGCCCGAGCAGAAGCGCAAGATCATCGGCAAGCTCTTCGTCGACGTCTTCAAGGCCGAGGCCGAGAAGCTCAAGGCAAGCGGGCAGGGCCACAAAGGCGCGACCTTCCTCGCCCAAGGCACGATCTACCCCGACGTGGTGGAAAGCGGCGGCACCAAGACCAAGAAGGCCACCACCATCAAGAGCCACCACAACGTGGGCGGCCTGCCCGAGCAGTTGGGCCTGAAGCTCCTGGAGCCGCTGCGCGAACTCTTCAAGGACGAAGTGCGCGAGCTGGGCGTGGCGCTCGGCCTGCCGCACGACATGGTCTACCGCCACCCGTTCCCCGGCCCAGGCCTCGGCGTGCGCATCCTCGGCGAAGTGAAGAAGGAATATGCCGACCTGCTGCGCCGTGCCGATGCGATCTTCATCGAAGAGCTGCGCGCCGCCATCGACCCCGCCAGTGGCAAGAGCTGGTACGACCTCACGAGTCAGGCCTTCACCGTCTTCCTGCCCGTCAAGAGCGTGGGCGTGATGGGCGACGGCCGCACTTACGACTACGTGGTGGCGTTGCGCTCGGTGCAGACCAGCGACTTCATGACCGCCGACTGGGCCGAGCTGCCCTACAGCTTGCTCAAGAGGGTGTCGGGCCGCATCATCAACGAGGTGCGCGGCATCAACCGCGTGACCTACGACGTGTCGAGCAAGCCGCCAGCCACCATCGAGTGGGAGTGA